Genomic DNA from Nitratidesulfovibrio vulgaris str. Hildenborough:
GGATGGAGTTGAGGCGGAATGCCAGCAATTCCTTGGCGGTATAGAGATGGCGTAGGTAGGCGCGTGAGAACGTGCGACATGTGTAGCACGAACAGGCCGGGTCGAGTGGGCCGTCGTCTTCGGCGAATTCGCGTCGCTTGATGTTGAGCTTGCCGAGTGAGGTATACAGGGTGCCGTTACGGGCGTTACGCGTGGGCAGTACGCAGTCGAACATGTCCACCCCGGCGGCGATGCCGTTGATGATGTCGAGAGGCGTGCCCACACCCATGAGGTAGCGCGGCTTGTCGGCGGGCAGCAGCGGGGCGCTGTGGTAGAGAAGGTCCATCATCTCGGCCTTGGGTTCGCCGACGGAGAGACCGCCGAGGGCGAAGCCGTCGAAGTCGATGTCCGTCAACGCGCCGATGGAGCGTGTGCGCAGGTCCTTGAAGAAGCCGCCCTGTGTGATACCGAAGAGAAGGTTGCCCGCAGCCCCCTTGGGGTAGGCGTCGCGGCAGCGCTTGGCCCAGCGGGTGGTGAGCCCCACCGACTTCTCGGTGTATGTCCGGTCGGCCCCGTAGGGCACGCATTCATCCAGCACCATCATGATGTCGGAATTGAGGTTGCGCTGGATGGACACGACCTTTTCGGGCGTGAACAGATGCTTCGAACCGTCGAGGTGCGAGCGGAACTCCACGCCCTCTTCGGCGATGCGTCTCAGCCCGCTGAGGCTGAAGACCTGAAAACCGCCGCTGTCGGTGAGTATGGGCTTGCGCCATGCGTTGAATTCGTGAAGCCCGCCACGTCGCGCCACCAGTTCGTCGCCGGGGCGCAGGTACAGGTGGTAGGTGTTGCCGAGGATGATCTCGGCCCCGATGGCTTCGAGGTCGTCCGGGGCGATGGCCTTGACGCTGCCTACGGTGCCCACGGGCATGAATATGGGCGTACGGACGATGCCGTGCGCCGTGTGCAGGCAGCCGGTGCGGGCTGCACCGTCAGTGGCATGGATTTCGAAAGTTCCGGGTGTCGTCATGGGGCGCACAATAGCCGGGGGCGCAGCGTTTGGGAAGCCCCCTCCTATGGGCTTGTGCGGGTGGAGTCGTCCGGCTGTGGCAGGTGGCGCATCACGCCCCACGCGAAAGCCGTCCATAGCGGAGACGTCACCCCTGCCGCTGCGAGGGCCTCTGCCGTCCACGTGTTGCAGGTGCGGAACGGGCTGAAGCGGCCTGTGGCTTCGAAGAAGGTGTCGTCAGGCCCGTAGCCGGGGTGGTCGACACGGATGGCGCGCCCCTGCCTGTCCGGTGCGAGGGTCGTGCGGATGAAGCGGGCAAGGGTATGGCACCCCTCGGCATCAAGCCATACTCTGCGGACATCCATCGTGGTCGCGGGTGTTCCTCGTATCGACTCCACATGCAGGACCGTGGGTGCGAACAAGAGGGATTTCAGGGCCGTGACGGGGTCCACATCATCCCATGTGGGCGTTGAAAGGTAGAAATCCCGCGCCCCCCATCCGAAGGCCACATGGGTGACGGGCCTCGATGCGTCCGGCGTGCCAGCTTGGGGCAGTAGTCGTGTCCAGTCCTCGCCGCACCCCCGAAGTGGCACGATGAGG
This window encodes:
- the tgt gene encoding tRNA guanosine(34) transglycosylase Tgt; this translates as MTTPGTFEIHATDGAARTGCLHTAHGIVRTPIFMPVGTVGSVKAIAPDDLEAIGAEIILGNTYHLYLRPGDELVARRGGLHEFNAWRKPILTDSGGFQVFSLSGLRRIAEEGVEFRSHLDGSKHLFTPEKVVSIQRNLNSDIMMVLDECVPYGADRTYTEKSVGLTTRWAKRCRDAYPKGAAGNLLFGITQGGFFKDLRTRSIGALTDIDFDGFALGGLSVGEPKAEMMDLLYHSAPLLPADKPRYLMGVGTPLDIINGIAAGVDMFDCVLPTRNARNGTLYTSLGKLNIKRREFAEDDGPLDPACSCYTCRTFSRAYLRHLYTAKELLAFRLNSIHNLTYFLDLVRGARAAIAAGRFAEYKRSFEAIYPEEVVA
- a CDS encoding TIGR02117 family protein, with protein sequence MRRGLIILPLLGFIVVASIIPGLLPRKGRPQTHDMAVFVADNGVHTDLIVPLRGCGEDWTRLLPQAGTPDASRPVTHVAFGWGARDFYLSTPTWDDVDPVTALKSLLFAPTVLHVESIRGTPATTMDVRRVWLDAEGCHTLARFIRTTLAPDRQGRAIRVDHPGYGPDDTFFEATGRFSPFRTCNTWTAEALAAAGVTSPLWTAFAWGVMRHLPQPDDSTRTSP